A single region of the Acidobacteriota bacterium genome encodes:
- a CDS encoding MBL fold metallo-hydrolase, protein MRFTSIGSGSSGNSTLIISGTTRLLVDVGLSARETVRRLREVGQEPSQLTAIVITHEHADHVGGMPVLAKQTGVPVYIAPATRSASNLKEKDESQISWAEPINSSVPFEIGTIRVTPVSVPHDAADPMIFTFEADGVKIAVVTDLGYIPQHVAHRLRGCQALLLEANHDSDMLKIGPYPWALKQRIASRRGHLSNHEMARFLKEDFDGQAEYIILAHLSESNNHPEIARLSALQALQQREPLFSYDWEHRVKIAEQKTPMPWIEL, encoded by the coding sequence ATGCGATTTACTTCAATTGGCAGTGGCAGCAGCGGTAACTCGACGCTCATTATCTCCGGTACCACCCGGTTGCTGGTGGATGTCGGTTTATCAGCTCGTGAAACGGTCCGGCGACTCCGGGAAGTCGGACAGGAGCCCAGCCAGTTAACCGCCATCGTGATTACCCACGAACACGCCGACCACGTCGGCGGCATGCCGGTTCTGGCCAAACAAACCGGAGTTCCAGTCTACATTGCCCCGGCCACGCGAAGCGCATCGAACCTCAAAGAAAAAGACGAGAGCCAGATTTCCTGGGCGGAACCAATCAATTCCAGCGTGCCCTTTGAAATTGGAACGATTCGAGTGACACCCGTCAGTGTTCCCCACGATGCCGCCGACCCAATGATTTTCACCTTCGAAGCCGACGGTGTCAAAATTGCCGTGGTGACTGACCTTGGCTACATCCCACAACATGTCGCGCACCGATTGCGTGGCTGCCAGGCGCTCTTGCTCGAAGCCAACCACGATAGCGATATGCTCAAAATTGGGCCCTACCCCTGGGCACTGAAACAACGCATTGCCAGCCGGCGTGGGCACCTTTCAAACCACGAAATGGCCCGCTTTCTCAAAGAGGATTTCGATGGCCAGGCCGAATACATCATTCTGGCCCACTTGAGCGAGAGCAACAATCATCCGGAAATTGCCCGACTCTCGGCCCTCCAGGCCCTCCAACAACGGGAGCCGTTGTTTAGCTACGACTGGGAACACCGCGTCAAAATCGCCGAACAAAAAACCCCAATGCCCTGGATCGAACTTTAG
- a CDS encoding insulinase family protein: protein MSQRLNHTTSQPAPPQIVATRTELPNGLVILTEQMTSIRSVTLGIWLRAGSRHEPPQLNGITHFIEHLLFKGTKNRSTRQIAIESDHLGGAVDAFTMRECTGFHIQTLDHRLAEGFDLLADLVLNPLFDPEELERERNVILEEMKMVEDTPDELVFEKFTARFWDGHGLGRPIEGTAETVESFTRDGVQQYFEKIFTPANFVITAAGNLEHDQIVELANRYFGSLPAGTAHLDEDLPHPTLFVDAINKPYEQAHLILGVVAPPLLSTYRFTCNLLSTVLGGGLSSRLFQRIREEEGLAYTVYSDVNAVHDAGCLNIYAAVSPANLRRTIELIMAEISALVRDGVSDEELQRAREQLLTGILLALESSASRAAHLARQEIVYQKVTTTEEIIQEIKAVTASDVKHLAEHLFQTGKIACLTLGPGRKAVIPAKLLKITSS from the coding sequence ATGTCTCAACGCTTGAATCACACCACCTCTCAGCCAGCCCCACCACAGATCGTCGCCACCCGTACTGAACTTCCCAACGGCCTTGTTATTCTGACCGAACAAATGACCTCGATCCGGTCGGTTACGCTTGGTATCTGGCTTCGGGCCGGATCCCGGCATGAACCGCCGCAACTCAATGGAATCACCCACTTTATTGAGCATTTGCTGTTTAAAGGCACGAAAAATCGCTCAACCCGTCAAATTGCCATTGAAAGCGATCATCTTGGCGGCGCCGTTGATGCCTTCACCATGCGCGAATGCACCGGGTTTCATATTCAAACCCTCGATCATCGGTTGGCTGAAGGCTTTGACCTGCTGGCGGATCTGGTTTTGAACCCGCTGTTTGATCCGGAAGAGCTGGAACGTGAACGCAACGTCATTCTTGAAGAAATGAAAATGGTGGAAGACACCCCGGATGAGCTGGTATTTGAAAAATTCACGGCCCGGTTTTGGGATGGCCATGGGTTGGGCCGCCCAATTGAAGGCACGGCTGAAACAGTGGAATCGTTCACCCGCGACGGGGTTCAGCAATATTTTGAAAAGATTTTCACACCCGCCAACTTTGTGATCACGGCAGCCGGAAACCTCGAACACGATCAGATTGTCGAGCTGGCAAACCGCTATTTTGGCTCGCTGCCAGCCGGAACCGCTCATTTGGATGAAGACCTTCCCCACCCAACCCTGTTTGTTGATGCCATCAATAAGCCCTATGAACAGGCTCATCTCATCCTGGGTGTCGTCGCCCCGCCGCTGCTTTCCACCTACCGATTCACGTGCAACCTGCTCTCAACCGTGCTGGGCGGCGGGCTCAGTTCGCGGTTGTTTCAACGCATTCGCGAAGAAGAAGGGTTGGCCTACACCGTTTATTCGGATGTCAACGCGGTACACGACGCCGGCTGCCTCAATATCTATGCCGCTGTCTCACCAGCCAATCTCCGGCGGACCATTGAACTGATCATGGCTGAAATTTCAGCCCTGGTTCGCGATGGAGTCAGCGATGAGGAACTCCAGCGGGCTCGCGAACAGTTGCTGACGGGAATCTTACTTGCCCTTGAATCAAGTGCCAGCCGCGCCGCCCACCTGGCACGCCAGGAAATTGTGTATCAAAAAGTCACCACGACCGAAGAGATTATTCAGGAAATCAAGGCCGTGACAGCCAGTGATGTCAAACATCTGGCCGAACATCTGTTTCAAACCGGTAAAATTGCCTGTCTCACCCTGGGACCGGGCCGAAAAGCTGTCATTCCCGCTAAACTTCTGAAAATTACCTCAAGTTGA